In Monodelphis domestica isolate mMonDom1 chromosome 4, mMonDom1.pri, whole genome shotgun sequence, one DNA window encodes the following:
- the LOC103095662 gene encoding zinc finger protein ZFP2-like: MMKPERDCQYSVLNECNKMTSGNDSFQDSKYSKCFMQHGELLQSQEKTSEIHMYQSNLGEMAFSWSSDLIRQQKCYSGEMLYVSNKGGKTSSQNPKFTRRQRIHTGEKIYECNQCGKAFTQRGSLHEHQRIHTGEKPYECKHCGKAFTLSSQLAKHQRIHTGEKLYQCKQCGKAFTESSNLVVHQRIHTGEKPYECNQCGKSFTQRGSLNVHKRIHTGEILHQCNQCGKTFGSNSDLRKHQRIHTGEKPHECNQCGKTFTQRGSLGEHQRIHTGEKPYECKQCGKAFTGRSNLVVHWRIHTGEKPYECNQCGKAFRESSSLARHQRIHTGEKSYECKHCGKAFTTGYNLAEHQRIHTGEKPYDCNQCGKAFTRSSNLSKHQRIHTREKPYECKQCERALTLSSNLAAHQKIHNGEKSYECNQCGETFTGKGSLAAQDREKLYKYNQWGRTFTQSSCLASHKRIRTGEKSYECNQCGKIFTTRYNLVEHQRIHTGQKPYECDQCGKTFTQRNNLAKHQRIHDGEKPYECNQCGRAFTQSSNLARHKRIHTGEQGMQRGSLPILKILHEEDQNMVQGKAVDPEGMTPRTQRPPSQELVTFKDVAVDFTQEEWCLLDHSQKELYKEVMLENVQNLLSVDAETTLEVNETPKLSLFVEGSG, encoded by the exons ATGATGAAACCAGAAAGAGATTGTCAGTATTCAGTCCTAAATGAGTGTAACAAAATGACCTCAGGGAATGACAGTTTTCAGGACAGCAAATATAGCAAATGCTTTATGCAACATGGAGAGCTTCTTCAATCCCAAGAAAAGACTTCTGAAATTCACATGTATCAGAGTAATCTAGGGGAAATGGCCTTCAGCTGGAGTTCAGACCTCATTAGACAACAAAAATGTTATTCTGGAGAAATGCTTTATGTAAGTAATAAAGGTGGGAAGACCTCCAGTCAGAACCCTAAGTTTACTAGACgacagagaatccacactggagaaaaaatttatgaatgtaatcaatgtggaaaggctttcacacagaggggcaGTCTTcatgaacatcagagaatccacactggagaaaaaccatatgagtgtaaacactgtggaaaggctttcacattgAGCTCCCaacttgctaaacatcagagaatccatactggagagaaactttatcaatgtaaacaatgtggaaaggctttcacagagagcTCCAACcttgttgtacatcagagaatccatactggagaaaaaccttatgaatgtaaccaATGCGGAAAGTCTTTCACACAGAGGGGCAGTCTTAATGTACAtaaaagaatccacactggagagataCTTCAtcaatgtaatcagtgtggaaagactttcggAAGTAACTCTGATCTTCgcaaacatcagagaatccacactggagaaaaacctcatgaatgtaatcagtgtggaaagacttttacaCAGAGGGGCAGTCTTGGtgaacaccagagaattcacaccggggagaaaccttatgaatgtaaacaatgtggaaaggctttcacagggAGATCCAACCTTGTTGTACATtggagaattcacactggagagaaaccttatgaatgtaatcaatgtggaaaggctttcagagagagttccagtctTGCTAGACATCAAAggatccacactggagaaaaatcttatgaatgtaaacactgtggaaaggcttttacaacAGGCTACaatcttgctgaacatcagagaatccacactggagagaaaccttatgactgtaatcaatgtggaaaggctttcacacgcAGCTCCAATCttagtaaacatcagagaatccacactagagagaaaccttatgaatgtaaacaatgtgaaAGGGCTTTAACATTAAGCTCcaatcttgctgcacatcagaaaATACACAATGGAGAAAAGTcttatgaatgcaatcagtgTGGAGAGACTTTTACAGGGAAGGGCAGTCTTGCAGCACAAGACAGAgagaaactttataaatataatcagTGGGGAAGGACTTTCACCCAAAGCTCCTGTCTTGCTAGCCATAAGAGAATACGCactggagagaaatcttatgaatgtaatcaatgtggaaagattTTCACAACTCGCTACAATCTTgttgaacatcagagaatccacactggacagaaaccttatgaatgtgatcaatgtggaaagactttcacacagaGGAACAATCTTGccaaacatcagagaatccatgatggagagaaaccttatgaatgtaatcagtgtggaaggGCTTTCACTCAAAGCTCCAATCTTGCTAGACataagagaatccacactggagagcaAG GCATGCAAAGAGGAAGTCTCCCCATTTTGAAGATCCTCCATGAAGAGGACCAAAACATGGTCCAAGGAAAGGCTGTGGACCCAGAGGGAATGACCCCTAGGACTCAGCGACCCCCATCCCAG